One Xiphophorus maculatus strain JP 163 A chromosome 15, X_maculatus-5.0-male, whole genome shotgun sequence genomic window, CTACATCAGTATTaagacattttctgtgtttatttatagcagcatctcatttcattttatcaTCATTGAtgaattttatgcttttatgttGATTCTCAGGTCATTGAtcatgaagatgatgatgatggcacagtggactacagcacagtgAACTTTTCATCCTGAGATGATCCCAATAAACTCTTCGCTGCCAtcaacaaaccaaaacactgaGACATTTTGTGACTCTACTGTTGGTGACAGTTATGGTTAATTCAAACAAGTAAGAATTCAGATTACACATAATACCatattaaattcaaataattttggtcatacatttttacataaatttaaaattttactttgataattgttgtttttctctttgagaCCAGAAGAGGGCGCTGTAAGACAAAGATCacacaatatattttaatctttagtaaaagaataacaaaatgagaaatgtttagGAATTGAAAGTCTGTCGgattattgaatatgacttcaCGTTGTGCACAAGTTGAAAAGTTTTTGTTATTCATTCAACTCtcttttaaatctatttaataattcattttttcctTGTGTTATTTGTCTCGTTTTCAAATAGTTTGGCTCAGTTTTTGCTGAGCCAGACAGATTTATTTGGTTATTTGATTCtctttactgtaatttattgtgttacttttgctttttaaattcattttctagagattttcttttctgttttaaatcatttattagtGACTTGATAACAACTTGAGGTAACAATGTTTCCTCACTGCATTATGAAACTGCAATGAGGGAAAATACATCATTACCTGTTTAAAAATCTATGCTGTCCTGtgataatcaatatttttttctgtttgcacatttttaaaaaaaaaaaacacaaaaaaacagcgTCACTACTGTCACCTACTGTCAGTTTAAATGTACTACATCCTTGCTTGATTTATTAACATCAGttctattcatttatttttaaggtgtattttctatcattttgaagttattttttattttatttaaatgttttttctgtattttctcagTTGCTGTAAAACTGCtcaaagttttgtttctgtttcaaaagtattcatattgaACACAAGGGGGCGCTGCCCACTTTGGTTACCTTCTGCAAGATTTTTTATCATTGCTACAAATCAACTGTGGTGTatattaacataaaatattagacatcccattttaaataaacacacaacatGCAAGCTTTTTAATGAATATACCATAACTGTTATAATAAGACACTTTATTTTAAGTATTAATTCAAAATTAGTACACAAAATTTTGATCAAATCTGATGCAGGATTAAAGTAGATAATGTGTGTGtcgattttaaaaaaacaagattaaacagTTTAGTGTTGAACACATCAGATCATTCTGGCTTAAAAAGGAAGATGGCAAACAATGACCAAACCTTTCTGCTTAAAACCACAATCTGTGGTGTGAATCTTCACAGCTCGACTgaagaagttaaaaaataagTACAGGAAGTAGAATGACGAAGGTTTAAGAGCTCAAGTTGTCACTGAGGTTCAGGAAGCAGAGAGACGATGAAGCAGAGAGGAGCCATGGTGGATCCTAtgtggaggaaaatgtttctgtttttcatcctgCAGTTTACAGGTGAGACTCTGAACAGCTACTGTTTAttaaattctcttcatttcaaCATTAACATCACTGTTTCATCGATGCATCATGTTGGTAGTTTCATAAGGAAGAACCTGAGTTTAACTTCCTGTTGATAATCTGGTTCTAGAAGATATAAAATGTCTCTacagttattctttatttatatttcttatgtgaatatttctggttttgtgTCATCAGGAGCTCTGAGCAGAGATCTGTCTCTCTACTACGCTGTCAGAGCTGGAGATGACGTCACTTTGTCCTGTGAAAATGTGATCGATGGTCACAGTAACTGTGACCCAACATCCTGGGTCTACAGTAAAGCAGGTCGACAAGCTGTAGAGTTAGTTATTCTTGGGCAGGTTAATGTTAAGGTTACCAGATCAGACAGACTGAGTGTTTCTGCAAACTGTTCTCTGGTTGTAAAGAAAGTCACAGATCAGGATGTTGGTCGGTACACCTGCAGACAGCATGAGAAACCAGGAGAAGGTCAGGTTGGTTCAGATGCTGTGGTTCGTCTTTCTCTGGTTCACTGTGAGTATTATACAATATTTTCATCTTCAGCTCTTAGTGACAACAACCTGCTGACAGCAGAATCATAATGGTTTCATGAACTGAAGTAACCATAGTtactctgcttttctctttcaaatCCTCCTCAGTGACAGAACATGATGACCAGAACAAGATAATATTAACCTGCTCTGTGGTGACAGATGAACCATGTAAACACTCAGTGAAGTGGTTGTATCTGGGTTACTATATGGATAAagacaacaaagaaataacagaatcatcatcttcctgctctgctgctgTCGCCTTCCAGACGTCTAATTACTTTTACCAGTCAAGGTTTAACATGTTCAAGTGTGaagtaaagacagaaaataaagttcagCTTTTTACCTTCAGCTCTCGTCCATCAGGTGAGAAATTATGAAGTTCTTGTAAATATATTAATCAcatgaaacaattttttctaaGAAGTATTGTTGACTTATGCTCCATTTGTAGAGAAAGACAAACCAACAACCACATCGGCAGTTACAACTAAACcagacaaaatacaaacaactgAGGAAACCAGAGTTACAACTAAACTTGATGGAACATCAGCCATAAGAATGACAAGTACAAACACTCCAACACGTGATCCAGATGTAGAACCAAGTAAGTTTTACTTGTTGACATTTAGTGCTACAATTGATGCTCCACAAATCAAAGTTGTTGTTCCAGTTTCTCTGGTTTGTCTCTGAACATAACCTGCAGCAGACTGGTGGAGGTTCCTCTCTGGTTCTGTGGGTTTAGCTGCTCTGATAGCAGCTGTTCTGATCGTCACCATTTGGGCCAGAACTAAAGGTCAGAGTATCAACAGATCACTGGGAAAACTGGATAAACATGAAGGTTCTTTAGAGAAGCTGAACTTTGCTCTTCTGTTTTAGGGAGGAAAACACATCTGGATAAAAACACTgtgagtttttaaaacaaatatcaatcatttgttttcagtttgttttatatcaGAGTAAAGGAAATGTGATCTGAGTAAATGTATCTGCCAGAACAATGTGAAGAGCTGTAGTTTATTAGTTCCTGAGAAACGTTAATCATGCAGAAAACTACCTGAATAAAAACACCAGCTGCTGGATTTAGTCATAATTTCAAAGAGATTAATTCTGGTTTAAGTGCTAATCTGTACAGCAGGCTGTTGGCATGTTTTATCTCACGTTTATactaaatatatgtatattgatctctttttttaaatgtcagatgttaataaattgtttgtgtttctctcaGGTGTGTTATGATGAAGATGAAGCTGCTCTGAACTATGAAAACATCAGAACTTCTTCAGTTTGATCCTCCTGCTTTTCTCAGACTCAGTAGATCCAGAAGATCAACATCAGCAGGTTTATCTGTTTTAATGTTATCTGTTGTAataaaaaactgctgaaatattaaaataacatcTTAAAATAAGCATAAGAAGAGTTTAATGAGCAGATTGttacttttcagattaaatatcaattttgttaataggtcattcagaaaatgaattatttcctggtttgtgctgcagagcgTCATGAATTAATTATGTCATCCTGATGAGTAAAGCAGTAACTGAACAGTGTGGAGAATTTTCCTTCTCCATGCTGAGTTCTTGATAtatgaggttgaagaagagtcagtgagttgaattcatgattttcatttattaataccaaaatgcAGCTGGTCCATTTCTCATGTTATCCTTAAGGGCTAGCAGAACAAAATGGCATCAAACAAAGTTTTTCATCCTCTTTGTTAGCCTCTATCTGATCTACG contains:
- the LOC111611337 gene encoding uncharacterized protein LOC111611337 isoform X3, whose protein sequence is MKQRGAMVDPMWRKMFLFFILQFTGALSRDLSLYYAVRAGDDVTLSCENVIDGHSNCDPTSWVYSKAGRQAVELVILGQVNVKVTRSDRLSVSANCSLVVKKVTDQDVGRYTCRQHEKPGEGQVGSDAVVRLSLVHLTEHDDQNKIILTCSVVTDEPCKHSVKWLYLGYYMDKDNKEITESSSSCSAAVAFQTSNYFYQSRFNMFKCEVKTENKVQLFTFSSRPSEKDKPTTTSAVTTKPDKIQTTEETRVTTKLDGTSAIRMTSTNTPTRDPDVEPTDWWRFLSGSVGLAALIAAVLIVTIWARTKGRKTHLDKNTVCYDEDEAALNYENIRTSSV